GCCCCTGCAGGTGGCGTCCAACTGAGTCGCCCCCTTGCTGGGCGGCGCGCGACACGGCAGTCAGGCGCCCGGATAATCCGGAGGCGTCGTTGATGAAGAGCGGTCTGATGTGTGGTGCGGCTTTCCTGCTGGGGGCCGCGCCGGTGTTCGCCCAGACCGCTCCTTCCCATTTCAATGCGACAAAGATCGCAGGCCATATCGAGACTTTGTCCTCCGACGCGTTCGAGGGCCGTGGTCCGGCCACCCCCGCCGAAGACAAGACGATCGCCTACGTCTCCGCCAAGATGGCCGAGGCGGGGCTGGAACCGGCGGGCGACATGAAGAATGGCGCGCGCGGCTGGACGCAGGACGTGCCGTTGCTGCGCGCCGAGACGGTCGGCAGCCCGACGATCACGCTGAACGAGGGCGGATCGACCAAGACGCTGACGCAGGGCGAGGAGATCGCCGTGCGGGCGCCGCTCGACGGCACCAAGGCGATCGACATCAGGAACGTGCCGCTCGTCTTCGTCGGCTACGGCGTGACCGCGCCCGAGAAGAAGTGGGACGATTTCAAGGGCGTCGACGTCAAGGGCAAGCTGATCGTCGTGCTGGTCAACGATCCCGATTTCGAGACGGGTGCCGGCGACTTCGGCGGCAAGGCGATGACCTATTATGGCCGCTGGACCTACAAATATGAGGAAGCCGCCCGGCGCGGCGCGATCGGCACCCTGATCGTGCATGAAAGCAAGCCCGCTTCCTACGAATGGGCGACGGTGAAGAATTCGAACACGAACGTGATGTTCGACATCGTCCGCGAGAATCCGAAGGCGAGCCATGCGCCGGTCGAGGCGTGGATCCAGCGTGATCTGGCGGTGCAGCTGTTCCGCGCGTCGGGCCTGGATTTCGACGGCGCGAAGAAAGCGGCGCAGTCGCGCGCCTTCAAGCCGATGCCGCTCAACGCGACGCTCTCGATCTATCTGAAGGCGCAGAGCGGCCGGATCGTCTCGCACAATATCGCCGGACGGGTGAAGGGCACGACGCACGCGGACGAAACCGTC
This DNA window, taken from Sphingomonas sp. AP4-R1, encodes the following:
- a CDS encoding M28 family metallopeptidase; its protein translation is MKSGLMCGAAFLLGAAPVFAQTAPSHFNATKIAGHIETLSSDAFEGRGPATPAEDKTIAYVSAKMAEAGLEPAGDMKNGARGWTQDVPLLRAETVGSPTITLNEGGSTKTLTQGEEIAVRAPLDGTKAIDIRNVPLVFVGYGVTAPEKKWDDFKGVDVKGKLIVVLVNDPDFETGAGDFGGKAMTYYGRWTYKYEEAARRGAIGTLIVHESKPASYEWATVKNSNTNVMFDIVRENPKASHAPVEAWIQRDLAVQLFRASGLDFDGAKKAAQSRAFKPMPLNATLSIYLKAQSGRIVSHNIAGRVKGTTHADETVVYSAHWDHLGVGAPDAKGDKIYNGALDNASGTAALIEMGRAFASGPKPQRSVLFLAVTAEEKGLLGSEYYATHPLFPLATTVGAINMDGIQMLGLAKNFSISGSAKLGLLDDLIAQGAKVGRTFTPESHPEAGGFFRSDHFPMAKQGVPAISFKGGNDLVDGGTAKGEALAADYTKNRYHQPADEWVPGTDLSGAVQDLDLLYTLGEKLANSREWPQWSADSEFRAARDKTAAARK